The Candidatus Dadabacteria bacterium genome includes a window with the following:
- a CDS encoding ABC transporter permease: protein MLKFLSFRILTGAVVILVVASITFFLLRVLPGGPFDAEKSIPPNILENIEKKYHMDKPLHKQYFIYMGNLARGDFGPSYKYDDRPVTDIIKETLPVSMGLGLVSLVLAFFMGTVVGMISSLFPRSIHDIVSVLISTSLVSVPSFVVGAALIYFFSVRWGILPAALWGEPKHIVLPAVTLSLAPFAYISRLVRSNMLDVSGQFFVRTARAKGLGRTKIFTKHILRNALIPVVTVLGPLTAYLVTGSFVVEHIFAIPGMGRFFVFAVANRDYSVVLGITIVYALLLVIANLIVDLLYAVLDPRIELRKQEPVA from the coding sequence ATGCTTAAGTTTCTCTCTTTTCGAATACTGACCGGAGCAGTCGTAATCCTCGTGGTCGCGAGCATAACCTTCTTTCTGCTCAGGGTACTTCCCGGGGGTCCTTTCGACGCCGAGAAAAGCATTCCCCCGAACATACTCGAGAACATTGAAAAGAAATATCACATGGATAAGCCGCTACACAAACAATACTTCATCTACATGGGGAACCTGGCCCGCGGCGACTTCGGACCTTCCTACAAATACGACGACAGGCCGGTTACCGACATAATAAAGGAAACCCTGCCAGTCTCGATGGGGCTCGGATTGGTGTCCTTGGTGCTGGCGTTTTTCATGGGAACAGTGGTCGGAATGATTTCCTCACTGTTTCCAAGAAGCATCCACGACATTGTCTCTGTGCTGATCTCCACGTCACTGGTATCGGTCCCGAGCTTCGTCGTCGGGGCGGCACTCATATATTTTTTCTCCGTTAGATGGGGGATTCTGCCGGCCGCCCTCTGGGGAGAGCCAAAGCACATAGTCCTTCCTGCGGTAACGCTGAGCCTGGCTCCGTTCGCCTATATCTCAAGGCTCGTACGTTCCAACATGCTTGACGTGTCGGGGCAGTTTTTCGTAAGAACCGCTAGGGCGAAGGGACTTGGAAGAACGAAGATATTCACGAAGCATATACTGAGAAACGCGCTTATACCGGTCGTGACTGTGCTCGGTCCCCTGACCGCCTACCTAGTGACAGGGTCCTTTGTCGTCGAGCATATATTCGCGATACCGGGAATGGGAAGGTTTTTTGTTTTTGCCGTGGCAAACAGGGACTACTCCGTTGTACTCGGAATAACGATCGTCTACGCGCTTCTGCTCGTAATAGCAAATCTCATTGTCGACCTTCTCTACGCCGTACTTGACCCGAGAATAGAACTTAGAAAGCAGGAACCGGTCGCCTGA
- the truA gene encoding tRNA pseudouridine(38-40) synthase TruA — protein sequence MKNVKIIIEYDGTDYHGWQRQGDLPTVQKTIEDALGQITGENTKITGSGRTDAGVHAVGQVANFLTETRMDPETLRKALNSTLPGDISIIKAQEVPDGFHAQFSSRSKVYEYRIFNRPHPPALQRNMVWHIQEKLDTKKMREAAAYLEGTHDFSVFATTDITVKTTVRTVKRIHVSKTHEGTILVEIESDGFLKRMVRMITGTLVQTGKGKLSPEEFGQILAEGQKTKNVFTAPPQGLFLKKVIY from the coding sequence ATGAAGAACGTAAAGATAATTATCGAGTATGACGGCACGGACTACCACGGCTGGCAGCGCCAGGGCGATCTTCCCACGGTACAGAAGACAATAGAGGACGCCTTAGGGCAGATCACAGGAGAAAATACGAAGATAACCGGTTCGGGAAGAACGGACGCGGGAGTGCACGCTGTTGGCCAAGTGGCAAACTTCCTCACTGAAACCCGGATGGATCCCGAGACCCTGCGAAAAGCGCTTAATTCCACACTCCCCGGGGACATATCAATCATCAAGGCCCAAGAGGTCCCAGACGGCTTTCACGCGCAGTTCAGCTCCCGAAGCAAGGTATACGAATACAGGATTTTCAACAGGCCACATCCCCCCGCGCTTCAGAGAAACATGGTGTGGCACATCCAGGAGAAGCTTGATACAAAAAAAATGAGAGAAGCCGCCGCATATCTTGAGGGAACGCATGATTTCTCCGTTTTCGCCACGACCGACATAACGGTGAAAACCACTGTACGCACAGTAAAACGGATTCACGTCAGCAAAACCCACGAAGGGACAATTCTGGTTGAAATAGAGTCGGACGGGTTCCTGAAAAGAATGGTGAGAATGATAACCGGGACTCTCGTGCAAACCGGAAAGGGGAAACTCTCCCCTGAAGAGTTCGGGCAAATACTCGCAGAAGGACAAAAGACAAAAAATGTCTTCACCGCTCCCCCTCAGGGACTTTTTCTTAAAAAAGTGATTTATTAA